In Herbaspirillum sp. WKF16, one genomic interval encodes:
- a CDS encoding efflux transporter outer membrane subunit → MNHQLHSSMRGIAGLKRMLIALPFLSTLAACSMEPVYVRPEIPAHALFKELPPSRDKDASGNWKIAEPAESAHRGAWWKVFADPALDALEQEAMDANQNLKAAAARILQSRALTQAASAERLPSLAAGAGATRQRVSPASQSLPNDAEIQPQTLWRAQATASYELDLFGRASANVHAAAADQEQSDALFRSLQLALQADVAQHYFRLRALDRQSVLYRQTVMLREDTLRLVEHRFNEGEIDEFDVSRARNEAASARAGAVGIARQRAMAEHSLATLLGKIPADFSFPDTPLDAVLVQIPAGISSSLLERRPDIAAAERAIAAANARIGVAKSAYFPTIDMTGALGYESATLKDLFNWSSRTFLLGPLVGTALTVPIFDGGRRQANLEGAQAKLDEAAANYQQQVLVAFREVEDSLATLRLLGEQTREQQIALKASENAEKLSQARYREGESNLIDVMDVQRQVLQSQLLVSELTGARAIAAVNLIRALGGGWARDGDDGLASIAQRQEARQ, encoded by the coding sequence ATGAATCATCAGCTTCACTCTTCGATGCGCGGGATTGCTGGTCTTAAGCGCATGCTCATCGCACTGCCTTTTCTTTCCACCCTGGCTGCCTGCTCCATGGAGCCTGTCTATGTGAGACCCGAAATACCTGCTCATGCCCTGTTCAAGGAGCTACCGCCATCGCGGGACAAGGACGCTTCAGGCAATTGGAAGATTGCGGAGCCGGCTGAAAGCGCTCATCGGGGCGCATGGTGGAAAGTCTTTGCGGACCCAGCATTGGATGCCCTGGAACAGGAGGCCATGGACGCCAATCAGAACCTGAAAGCCGCCGCCGCACGTATCCTGCAATCCAGGGCGCTGACGCAGGCTGCCAGTGCGGAACGACTTCCTTCATTGGCTGCCGGCGCCGGGGCGACCAGGCAACGGGTGTCTCCCGCATCGCAGTCTTTGCCCAATGATGCGGAAATCCAACCTCAGACCTTGTGGCGCGCTCAGGCGACTGCCTCGTATGAGCTCGACTTGTTTGGGCGCGCTTCAGCAAATGTCCACGCTGCCGCGGCTGACCAGGAACAAAGCGATGCCCTGTTCAGATCGCTCCAGCTGGCTTTGCAAGCCGACGTCGCGCAACATTATTTCCGGCTTCGCGCGTTGGACAGGCAATCGGTTCTCTACCGTCAGACGGTCATGTTGCGGGAAGACACTTTGCGTCTTGTCGAGCATAGGTTCAATGAAGGGGAAATTGATGAATTCGACGTGTCCAGGGCGCGCAACGAGGCTGCCTCGGCGCGCGCCGGCGCAGTGGGGATTGCCCGCCAGCGGGCAATGGCGGAGCACAGCCTCGCCACCCTGTTGGGCAAGATTCCCGCTGATTTTTCGTTTCCCGATACACCTCTGGACGCCGTTCTTGTCCAGATCCCGGCCGGGATTTCTTCATCATTGCTGGAGCGACGTCCCGATATCGCGGCCGCCGAGCGAGCGATCGCGGCGGCGAACGCCCGCATCGGAGTCGCCAAATCCGCCTATTTTCCAACGATCGACATGACAGGAGCGCTCGGCTATGAGTCGGCAACGCTGAAAGACTTGTTCAATTGGTCGAGCCGAACTTTCTTGCTCGGGCCGCTCGTGGGGACGGCATTGACTGTTCCAATCTTTGATGGCGGCCGACGGCAAGCCAATCTGGAGGGCGCCCAGGCGAAATTGGACGAGGCGGCGGCCAATTACCAACAGCAGGTACTGGTTGCGTTTCGTGAGGTGGAGGATAGCCTCGCAACGCTGCGTTTGCTCGGTGAGCAAACCCGGGAGCAGCAGATCGCCTTGAAGGCGTCGGAGAACGCCGAAAAGCTCTCGCAAGCCCGTTACCGCGAAGGTGAAAGTAATTTGATCGACGTGATGGATGTCCAGCGTCAGGTGCTGCAATCGCAGTTGCTTGTGAGCGAACTTACCGGGGCGCGAGCGATTGCGGCTGTCAATTTGATAAGGGCTTTGGGCGGCGGATGGGCGCGGGACGGAGATGATGGCTTGGCCTCCATCGCGCAGCGTCAAGAGGCGCGTCAGTAA
- the cyoE gene encoding heme o synthase yields the protein MFRTYLKLIKPGIVAGNLVAVTGGYFLGSSGDIRWITGMLVAISVALVISSACAANNILDRDIDALMARTRDRPLVKSEISTVAAKAIVLCLGIGGVALLYAATGQYLPAALILVGYAVYVGLYTSLLKRKSVYGTLAGSLSGAIPPVVGYCSASGQFDAAAITLLVMFSLWQMPHSYAIAIFRAADYQAASIPVYPAIKGWPAAKRQMAGYIAAFSATVPVLSLLGYAGPIYLVPSLAIGLYWLRLAFQGFSATDEVQWARKIFISSIAVIVVLNVAMALTALSIR from the coding sequence ATGTTCCGAACGTATCTGAAGTTAATCAAGCCCGGCATCGTCGCAGGAAATCTTGTCGCAGTCACAGGCGGATATTTCCTGGGATCCTCTGGAGATATCCGGTGGATCACGGGGATGCTGGTTGCGATAAGCGTGGCGCTTGTCATTTCTTCGGCATGTGCTGCCAACAACATCCTTGATCGAGATATCGATGCATTGATGGCGCGAACCCGGGACCGGCCGCTGGTGAAATCTGAAATATCGACTGTCGCAGCCAAAGCGATTGTTCTCTGCTTGGGCATTGGTGGCGTCGCCCTCCTCTACGCGGCGACAGGACAATACCTTCCCGCAGCATTGATTCTCGTCGGCTATGCCGTCTACGTAGGACTCTACACATCCCTTCTCAAACGTAAATCCGTTTACGGCACATTGGCAGGCAGCCTGTCGGGCGCCATACCGCCAGTAGTCGGCTATTGCTCCGCCAGTGGCCAGTTTGATGCGGCGGCAATCACCTTGCTGGTGATGTTCAGCTTGTGGCAGATGCCTCATTCCTATGCCATTGCAATATTTCGCGCCGCGGACTATCAAGCCGCCTCGATTCCGGTTTATCCCGCGATCAAAGGCTGGCCCGCCGCCAAGCGGCAAATGGCTGGGTATATCGCCGCATTTTCGGCGACTGTCCCCGTTCTCTCGCTGCTGGGCTATGCCGGCCCGATCTATCTGGTTCCTTCGCTCGCCATCGGACTGTATTGGTTGAGATTGGCTTTTCAGGGCTTTAGCGCGACCGATGAGGTTCAGTGGGCAAGAAAGATATTCATCTCCTCGATCGCTGTCATCGTGGTGCTGAATGTGGCGATGGCGCTGACCGCCTTAAGCATCCGATAA
- a CDS encoding CopD family protein — translation MSLAAFYPWIKAMHVVSALVFFGGVVAVSAFLWSARGNSAGVSGIATTLRRWDHAVTTPAMILVWAFGLGLVLTGHWFDAPWLKAKLFLVIVLSAAHGIQSGRLRRVANGVASTSWPLLPMIFISLMGIAVLAVVKPS, via the coding sequence ATGAGCCTCGCCGCCTTCTATCCCTGGATCAAGGCAATGCACGTCGTCTCTGCCTTAGTCTTCTTTGGCGGTGTAGTGGCCGTATCTGCGTTTCTCTGGTCGGCACGGGGAAACAGCGCAGGCGTTTCCGGCATTGCAACGACACTCAGGCGTTGGGATCACGCGGTGACGACGCCAGCGATGATCCTGGTCTGGGCGTTTGGCCTGGGACTCGTTCTAACCGGCCACTGGTTCGACGCGCCATGGCTCAAGGCGAAACTCTTCCTTGTCATCGTTCTATCAGCCGCTCACGGCATCCAATCCGGGAGACTGCGACGGGTCGCCAACGGAGTCGCATCGACATCGTGGCCACTGCTCCCCATGATTTTCATCTCCCTCATGGGCATTGCAGTCCTGGCTGTCGTAAAGCCGTCTTGA
- a CDS encoding DUF3817 domain-containing protein has product MPDTAPPNQTSPDEVKQLRRLELTSLFEATTLILLLAIAVPLKHWGGWPLGVEIMGPIHGIAFCAYLWIIIQTSSATDWRAGEVLRMIVLAVLPAGGFFNASLVSRKINLLRPATRP; this is encoded by the coding sequence ATGCCCGATACCGCCCCTCCCAATCAAACCTCCCCGGACGAGGTGAAGCAACTGCGCCGCCTCGAACTGACTTCCCTTTTTGAGGCGACAACGCTCATTCTCTTGCTGGCAATCGCGGTTCCGCTAAAGCACTGGGGCGGCTGGCCGCTGGGTGTAGAAATCATGGGACCGATCCACGGGATCGCATTTTGCGCCTATCTCTGGATCATCATTCAGACAAGCTCCGCAACGGACTGGCGCGCTGGGGAAGTGCTCAGAATGATTGTGCTGGCCGTCTTGCCAGCCGGGGGATTTTTCAATGCGTCCCTGGTTTCCCGAAAAATCAACCTGCTGCGCCCGGCGACGCGACCATGA
- a CDS encoding SDR family NAD(P)-dependent oxidoreductase codes for MGSLTGKVALVTGGSRGIGAAVAYRLAQQGADVALTYGASRDKALAVSKQIRALGRRVEIIAADASDAQLVQAAVETTVSTLGRLDILVNNAGNFLTAPIDELSIDDYDRTFSVNVRAVFAAIAQASKHLPDGGRIISIGSCLALRPGRAGVSLYAASKAALVGLTKGVARDLGKCGITVNLIQPGPVNTDMNPEDGPRAPATRAALALASYGQPDDIAAMVLHLAGETGRYITGAVLDVDGGFNT; via the coding sequence GTGGGTTCACTCACCGGAAAGGTCGCCTTGGTAACGGGCGGCAGCAGGGGTATTGGCGCGGCCGTCGCGTATCGGCTGGCGCAGCAGGGTGCGGACGTTGCGCTGACCTACGGCGCTTCGCGCGACAAGGCGCTGGCCGTGTCCAAGCAGATCCGCGCGCTGGGGCGGCGGGTGGAGATCATCGCGGCGGATGCGTCGGATGCGCAGCTTGTCCAGGCCGCTGTCGAGACCACGGTGTCGACGCTGGGGCGGCTGGATATCCTGGTCAACAATGCCGGCAACTTCCTGACCGCGCCGATCGACGAATTGTCCATCGACGACTACGACCGCACGTTCTCCGTGAATGTGCGCGCGGTGTTCGCGGCGATCGCGCAGGCGTCGAAGCATTTGCCCGACGGCGGCCGCATCATCTCCATCGGCAGCTGCCTGGCGCTGCGGCCGGGGCGGGCCGGGGTGAGCTTGTATGCGGCGAGCAAGGCGGCGCTGGTGGGGCTGACCAAGGGCGTGGCGCGCGACCTGGGCAAGTGCGGCATCACGGTCAACCTGATACAGCCGGGGCCGGTCAATACCGATATGAACCCGGAAGACGGTCCGCGCGCTCCTGCCACGCGGGCGGCGCTGGCGCTTGCTTCCTACGGCCAGCCGGACGATATCGCGGCGATGGTCCTGCACCTGGCGGGGGAAACCGGGCGCTACATCACGGGCGCCGTGCTCGATGTGGATGGCGGTTTCAATACCTGA
- a CDS encoding DASS family sodium-coupled anion symporter: MFAKLKAGFQYFNGAVPFRLGPALITTAVLIALLLAPCPQGLEPKAWSLVAIFLTTIVAIILKVMPIGVMAMMAIVIVSLSQVTSNSSKGAIADALASFSNPLIWLIVVAILISRGLKKTGLGKRVGLMFIALLGKRTIGIGYGLAICELVLAPFTPSNTARGGGIVHPIMKSIANAFDSDPAKGTQGKVGSYLALVNYHANPITSAMFLTATAPNPLVVNYVAKATGNALQLSWTTWALCMLLPGLVCLLLMPMVIYLLSPPELKATPNAVDYARGELSKMGPLAASEKVMLGTFALLLLLWANVPAMLLGAAFMLDPTVVAFVGLFVLIITGTIDWDDVLSEKSAWDTLVWFGALVMLAEQLNKTGVVAWFSEGMKGAIIASGMGWFSVAAVLLLVFVLSHYFFASTTAHISAMLLAFLTVGAQLLPQDYVMPFMLMMTAGSAIMMTLTHYATGTSPIIFGSGYVSMGKWWGVGLAMAVVELLVFATVGSLWWKLLGFW, from the coding sequence ATGTTCGCAAAACTCAAGGCAGGCTTTCAGTACTTCAATGGGGCGGTGCCGTTCCGCCTCGGGCCTGCGCTGATCACCACTGCGGTGCTGATCGCGCTGCTGCTGGCGCCGTGCCCGCAGGGGCTGGAGCCCAAGGCGTGGAGCCTGGTGGCGATCTTCCTGACCACCATCGTGGCCATCATCCTCAAGGTCATGCCCATCGGCGTGATGGCGATGATGGCCATCGTCATCGTGTCGCTGTCGCAGGTGACGTCGAACTCCTCCAAGGGCGCCATCGCCGACGCGCTGGCCAGTTTTTCCAATCCCCTGATCTGGCTGATCGTGGTGGCGATCCTGATCTCGCGCGGCTTGAAGAAGACCGGCCTGGGCAAGCGCGTGGGCCTGATGTTCATCGCCTTGCTGGGCAAGCGCACCATCGGCATCGGCTACGGCCTGGCCATCTGCGAGCTGGTGCTGGCGCCGTTCACGCCCAGCAATACCGCGCGCGGAGGCGGCATCGTGCATCCGATCATGAAGTCGATTGCCAACGCTTTCGATTCCGATCCGGCCAAGGGCACGCAGGGCAAGGTGGGCAGCTATCTGGCGCTGGTCAATTACCACGCCAATCCGATCACCTCGGCCATGTTCCTGACCGCCACCGCGCCCAATCCGCTGGTGGTGAACTACGTCGCCAAGGCCACCGGCAACGCGCTGCAGCTATCGTGGACCACCTGGGCCCTGTGCATGCTGCTGCCGGGCCTGGTGTGCCTGCTGCTCATGCCGATGGTGATCTACCTGCTGTCGCCGCCCGAACTCAAGGCCACGCCGAACGCGGTGGACTACGCGCGCGGCGAGCTGTCGAAGATGGGGCCGCTGGCGGCCAGCGAGAAGGTGATGCTGGGCACGTTCGCGCTGTTGCTGCTGCTGTGGGCCAACGTCCCAGCCATGCTGCTGGGCGCCGCCTTCATGCTGGATCCGACCGTGGTGGCCTTCGTGGGCCTGTTCGTGCTGATCATCACCGGCACCATCGACTGGGATGACGTGCTCTCGGAAAAGAGCGCCTGGGATACGCTGGTATGGTTCGGCGCGCTGGTCATGCTGGCCGAGCAACTGAACAAGACCGGCGTGGTCGCGTGGTTCTCGGAGGGCATGAAGGGCGCGATCATCGCCAGCGGGATGGGATGGTTCTCGGTGGCGGCGGTGCTGCTGTTGGTGTTCGTGCTGTCGCACTATTTCTTCGCCAGCACCACGGCGCACATCAGCGCGATGCTGCTGGCCTTCCTGACGGTGGGCGCGCAGTTGCTGCCGCAAGACTATGTGATGCCGTTCATGCTGATGATGACGGCGGGCTCGGCGATCATGATGACGCTGACCCACTACGCTACCGGCACCTCGCCGATCATCTTCGGCAGCGGCTACGTTTCCATGGGCAAGTGGTGGGGCGTGGGGCTGGCGATGGCGGTGGTGGAGCTCCTGGTCTTCGCCACCGTGGGCAGCCTGTGGTGGAAGCTGCTGGGATTCTGGTAG
- a CDS encoding MFS transporter, with amino-acid sequence MAINALAAIQLVSWGTSYYIFGLILVPVETDLGLNRGPTALAFPVALLLEGLCSIIVGRWIARNLGMYVMVGGSLLAGAGLWMLSQANSLLQFQTAWALIGTSFSCTLYTPLFSLVTMVFPTSYRRKITVISLITGFSSTLFLPLSGWLIAEMGWRNCLLFYAMLNVLICAPGHWLALRAIYGGAESPIQMESVSQAANIPLIAVAYRRRRIYLSLAVFTSAIGALSATVAAHLVPMLTERGISSETALWAPAAIGALQTLSRVPILMIDMGKKVHQINLILILIFPVAVLLLHISGVSASLLIIFVFLYGIAHGGWTIVRATAVPQYLGPWGAAAINGYIAFWSTIGRITLPLLVAVLWSVDQGYFYGYWLLQAVAILGFLAYASAQRTYFKS; translated from the coding sequence ATGGCCATAAACGCTCTGGCCGCAATTCAGCTTGTCTCGTGGGGAACCTCCTACTATATCTTTGGACTGATTTTGGTTCCTGTCGAAACCGATCTTGGCCTCAATAGAGGCCCCACTGCTCTTGCATTCCCTGTGGCGCTATTGCTTGAAGGACTGTGCTCGATCATTGTCGGCCGATGGATCGCACGGAACCTGGGGATGTATGTGATGGTTGGAGGATCTCTACTAGCAGGCGCCGGATTGTGGATGCTCAGTCAAGCGAATTCATTGCTGCAGTTCCAAACCGCGTGGGCACTAATCGGTACGTCCTTTTCTTGTACGCTTTATACGCCTCTGTTCTCGTTGGTCACAATGGTTTTCCCAACGAGCTATCGACGCAAGATAACAGTCATCTCGCTTATCACCGGATTTTCGAGCACGTTGTTTCTTCCTCTCAGTGGTTGGCTGATAGCTGAAATGGGCTGGCGGAATTGCCTGCTCTTCTATGCGATGTTAAACGTCCTGATCTGCGCTCCTGGGCACTGGCTCGCACTGAGAGCAATCTATGGTGGAGCCGAATCGCCCATACAGATGGAATCGGTAAGCCAGGCAGCTAACATTCCGCTCATTGCAGTTGCGTACCGCAGACGTAGGATCTACCTCTCACTTGCTGTGTTCACGTCTGCAATCGGAGCGCTGTCTGCGACTGTGGCGGCGCATCTCGTCCCCATGCTGACGGAGAGAGGTATTTCCTCAGAAACAGCACTGTGGGCTCCTGCAGCCATTGGCGCCCTTCAGACTCTATCTAGAGTGCCTATTCTGATGATCGACATGGGCAAAAAAGTTCATCAGATCAATTTGATTTTAATTCTGATCTTTCCAGTGGCCGTGCTACTACTTCATATATCAGGCGTGAGCGCATCTCTGTTGATCATCTTCGTCTTCTTGTATGGAATCGCACATGGAGGCTGGACAATTGTCCGCGCCACCGCTGTCCCTCAATATCTTGGCCCGTGGGGGGCAGCTGCTATCAATGGATATATCGCATTTTGGAGCACTATAGGCCGGATCACATTGCCATTACTGGTGGCTGTCTTATGGAGTGTGGATCAAGGCTACTTTTATGGATACTGGCTCTTGCAGGCGGTGGCGATTCTGGGCTTTCTTGCCTATGCATCGGCACAAAGGACCTATTTCAAAAGCTAG
- a CDS encoding alpha/beta hydrolase produces the protein MTESMRLQINEEEIAVKRFPARTSQPRWSGIYLHGAGNSNKERGDAICMELANRGIPSVAFDFSGWGESTNRAPGSIKKRIDEATTIIERLILPQGLPLVVMAFSMSGQVAIELLRVFGHKIRCLALFNPAIYAKQAISIPYGPEFSEIIRRPRSWRNADIVSAFDGYRGMTLLFRSELDDVIPPEVFKLIAQAAPADRISELLVEAAPHQLGPFLNSHPDAVARVADAIVNSLDTQEND, from the coding sequence ATGACCGAATCGATGCGCTTGCAAATCAATGAAGAGGAAATCGCCGTCAAGCGCTTTCCTGCGCGAACCTCCCAGCCGCGCTGGAGCGGCATCTATCTGCATGGCGCAGGCAACTCCAATAAGGAACGGGGTGACGCTATTTGCATGGAATTGGCCAACAGGGGCATACCGTCTGTGGCGTTCGATTTTTCGGGCTGGGGTGAAAGCACCAACCGCGCTCCCGGTTCGATAAAAAAAAGAATAGATGAAGCCACGACGATCATTGAACGACTCATCCTGCCTCAAGGACTGCCGCTGGTAGTCATGGCATTCAGCATGAGCGGGCAGGTGGCCATCGAGCTGCTGCGAGTGTTCGGCCATAAGATCCGATGCTTGGCACTGTTCAATCCGGCCATCTATGCCAAGCAAGCGATCAGCATACCCTATGGTCCTGAGTTCTCCGAGATCATCCGCCGCCCGCGAAGCTGGAGGAATGCCGACATCGTCTCAGCCTTTGACGGCTATCGGGGTATGACACTGCTATTCAGGTCAGAACTTGACGACGTAATTCCACCAGAAGTATTCAAGCTAATCGCACAAGCAGCGCCTGCTGATCGCATTTCCGAGCTGCTCGTTGAAGCCGCACCTCACCAGCTCGGACCATTCCTGAACTCCCACCCTGACGCTGTAGCTCGAGTGGCCGATGCGATCGTCAACTCGCTTGACACCCAAGAAAATGATTAG
- the adhP gene encoding alcohol dehydrogenase AdhP produces MTQTMKAAVVREFGKPLSIEEVPVPVPGPGQVLVKFEASGVCHTDLHAAHGDWPVKPNPPFIPGHEGVGYVAALGAGVKRIKEGDRVGVPWLHTACGCCQPCRTGWETLCADQQNTGYSVNGSFAQYGLADPNYVGVLPAALEFGAAAPVLCAGVTVYKGLKETEVRPGEWVVISGIGGLGHMAVQYAKAMGMHVVAADIHEDKLALARKLGADMVVDGRSASAVADVQRIVGGAHGALVTAVSPKAMEQAFGFLRARGTMALVGLPPGDITLPVFNTVLKRITVRGSIVGTRQDLEESLVFAAEGKVAAHFSWDKLDNINAIFERMEQGKIDGRIVLDLS; encoded by the coding sequence ATGACGCAAACAATGAAAGCGGCCGTCGTCCGCGAATTCGGCAAACCCCTCAGCATTGAAGAAGTGCCCGTGCCAGTCCCCGGCCCGGGACAGGTCCTGGTCAAGTTCGAGGCCAGCGGCGTGTGCCATACCGACCTGCACGCGGCGCACGGCGACTGGCCGGTCAAGCCCAATCCCCCGTTCATCCCCGGCCATGAGGGCGTGGGCTACGTGGCCGCGCTGGGCGCCGGCGTGAAGCGCATCAAGGAAGGCGACCGCGTCGGCGTGCCCTGGCTGCACACCGCCTGCGGTTGCTGCCAGCCATGCCGCACCGGCTGGGAGACCTTGTGCGCCGACCAGCAAAATACCGGCTACTCGGTCAACGGCAGTTTCGCCCAATACGGACTGGCCGATCCCAACTACGTCGGCGTCCTGCCGGCCGCGCTGGAATTCGGCGCCGCCGCGCCGGTGCTGTGCGCGGGGGTGACGGTCTACAAGGGCCTGAAGGAAACCGAGGTCAGGCCCGGCGAGTGGGTGGTGATCTCCGGCATAGGCGGGCTGGGCCACATGGCGGTGCAGTACGCCAAGGCCATGGGCATGCACGTGGTGGCGGCCGATATCCACGAGGACAAGCTGGCGCTGGCCAGGAAGCTGGGCGCCGACATGGTGGTCGACGGCCGCAGCGCCAGCGCCGTGGCCGATGTCCAGCGCATCGTCGGCGGCGCGCACGGCGCGCTGGTGACGGCGGTCTCGCCCAAGGCCATGGAACAGGCCTTCGGCTTCCTGCGCGCGCGCGGCACCATGGCGCTGGTCGGCCTGCCGCCGGGCGACATCACGCTGCCGGTGTTCAATACGGTGTTGAAGCGCATCACCGTGCGCGGCTCCATCGTCGGCACGCGCCAGGACCTGGAAGAGTCGCTGGTGTTCGCAGCCGAAGGCAAGGTGGCGGCGCATTTCAGCTGGGACAAGCTGGATAACATCAACGCCATCTTCGAGCGCATGGAACAGGGCAAGATCGACGGACGCATCGTGCTCGACCTGAGCTGA
- a CDS encoding DeoR/GlpR family DNA-binding transcription regulator: MLNPRQQTLLECVRKHITISVEELAQKLNVTTQTVRRDVKSMVDAKLLARYHGGVGLLSSTENIAYPQRQVMNADAKRRIGKAVAARVPDGCSLILNLGTTTEEVAQALHRHKNIHVVTNNLNVANMLASNAESEVIVAGGVVRARDRGIVGEATIDFIRQFKVDIGIIGISSIELDGVLRDFDAREVKVAQTIIEQSRQVWLVADSSKFGRQALVKMAHLSQVDALFTDAAPPPELAKLLAETDVEVVIAK, from the coding sequence ATGCTTAATCCACGGCAACAAACCCTGCTGGAGTGCGTGCGCAAGCACATCACCATTTCAGTGGAAGAGCTGGCGCAAAAGCTCAACGTGACGACGCAGACGGTGCGGCGCGACGTCAAATCCATGGTCGACGCCAAGCTGCTGGCGCGCTACCACGGCGGCGTCGGCCTGCTCTCCTCGACCGAGAACATCGCCTACCCGCAACGCCAGGTGATGAACGCCGACGCCAAGCGGCGCATCGGCAAGGCGGTCGCCGCGCGCGTGCCGGACGGTTGTTCGCTGATCCTCAACCTCGGCACCACCACCGAGGAAGTGGCCCAGGCCCTGCACCGGCACAAGAATATCCACGTCGTCACCAACAACCTCAACGTCGCCAACATGCTGGCCAGCAATGCGGAGTCGGAAGTGATCGTGGCCGGCGGCGTGGTGCGCGCGCGCGACCGCGGCATCGTCGGCGAGGCGACCATCGACTTCATCCGCCAGTTCAAGGTCGACATCGGCATCATCGGCATCTCCAGCATCGAGCTCGATGGCGTGCTGCGCGACTTCGACGCGCGCGAGGTCAAGGTGGCGCAGACCATCATCGAGCAGTCGCGGCAGGTCTGGCTGGTGGCCGACTCCAGCAAGTTCGGGCGCCAGGCGCTGGTGAAGATGGCGCATCTGTCGCAGGTCGACGCGCTGTTCACCGATGCCGCGCCGCCGCCGGAGCTGGCCAAGCTGCTGGCCGAAACCGACGTCGAGGTCGTGATCGCGAAATAA
- the glpD gene encoding glycerol-3-phosphate dehydrogenase, translating into MALEYDLLVVGGGINGAGIARDAAGRGLRVILCEQHDLAQHTSSASTKLIHGGLRYLEYYEFKLVRKALQEREVLLRAAPHIIWPLRFVMPHDASQRPAWMIRAGLLMYDYLAKREILPASHGLKLSEHAAGKPLKGGYRKGFVYSDGWVDDARLVALNALDAHERGARIMTRTKCVSARRDGDRWHAVLESENEGRTQVLEVQARAIVNAAGPWAARFADAVPGAKKSYNLRLIKGSHIVVKRLFDHPYAYIFQNPDKRIIFAIPYQDDFTLIGTTDLEYHGDAGRVEISSEEVAYLCEMANRYFTRQISTADVVWTYSGVRPLLDDSAENASAITRDYLLECDAAGAPLLNVWGGKITTYRKLAEEALAMLSEGLGVQDRPWTDGAPLPGGDLQQPGKLVARYDFDGFLQEFCRRHPWLPADLARRYARNYGARADRLIGSAASLAELGEELAPGLHEAEARYLVGVEWARGADDILWRRSKLGLYCGPQHVARLEAWLAQQRASAPSA; encoded by the coding sequence ATGGCACTCGAATACGATCTATTGGTGGTCGGCGGTGGCATCAACGGCGCGGGTATCGCACGCGACGCCGCAGGCCGCGGCCTGCGCGTGATCCTGTGCGAGCAGCACGACCTGGCGCAGCACACCTCGTCGGCCAGCACCAAGCTGATTCACGGCGGCCTGCGTTATCTCGAATACTACGAATTCAAACTGGTCCGCAAGGCGCTGCAGGAGCGTGAAGTGCTGCTGCGCGCGGCGCCGCACATCATCTGGCCGCTGCGCTTCGTCATGCCGCACGACGCCAGCCAGCGCCCGGCCTGGATGATCCGCGCCGGCCTGCTGATGTACGACTACCTCGCCAAGCGCGAGATACTGCCCGCATCGCACGGCCTGAAGCTGAGCGAACATGCCGCCGGCAAGCCGCTCAAGGGCGGCTACCGCAAGGGCTTCGTGTATTCCGACGGCTGGGTCGACGACGCGCGCCTGGTCGCGCTCAACGCGCTGGATGCGCACGAGCGCGGCGCCCGTATCATGACGCGCACCAAATGCGTCAGCGCGCGCCGCGACGGCGACCGCTGGCATGCCGTGCTGGAGAGTGAAAATGAAGGCCGCACGCAGGTGCTGGAAGTGCAGGCGCGCGCCATCGTCAACGCCGCCGGGCCATGGGCCGCGCGCTTCGCCGACGCGGTGCCGGGCGCGAAGAAGAGTTACAACCTGCGCCTGATCAAGGGCAGCCACATCGTGGTCAAGCGCCTGTTCGACCATCCCTACGCTTATATTTTCCAGAATCCCGACAAGCGCATCATCTTCGCGATTCCCTACCAGGATGACTTCACGCTGATCGGCACCACCGACCTCGAGTACCACGGCGACGCCGGCCGGGTCGAGATCAGCAGCGAGGAAGTGGCCTACCTGTGCGAGATGGCCAACCGCTATTTCACGCGCCAGATTTCCACGGCCGACGTGGTGTGGACTTATTCCGGCGTGCGTCCGCTGCTCGACGACAGCGCCGAGAACGCCTCGGCCATCACGCGCGACTACCTGCTCGAGTGCGACGCCGCCGGCGCGCCCCTGCTCAACGTCTGGGGCGGCAAGATCACCACCTACCGCAAGCTGGCGGAGGAGGCGCTGGCCATGCTGTCGGAAGGCCTGGGCGTGCAGGACCGGCCCTGGACCGACGGCGCGCCGCTGCCCGGCGGCGACCTGCAGCAGCCGGGCAAGCTGGTGGCCCGCTATGACTTCGACGGCTTCCTGCAGGAGTTTTGCCGGCGCCATCCCTGGTTGCCGGCGGACCTGGCCAGGCGCTACGCGCGCAACTACGGCGCGCGCGCCGACCGTCTGATCGGCAGCGCCGCCAGCCTGGCGGAGCTGGGCGAGGAGCTGGCGCCGGGCCTGCATGAGGCCGAGGCGCGCTACCTGGTCGGCGTCGAATGGGCGCGCGGCGCGGACGACATCCTGTGGCGCCGAAGCAAGCTCGGCCTGTACTGCGGGCCGCAGCACGTGGCGCGGCTGGAGGCATGGCTGGCGCAGCAACGCGCATCGGCGCCGTCGGCGTAG